A genomic segment from Lignipirellula cremea encodes:
- a CDS encoding TetR/AcrR family transcriptional regulator: protein MNDSKRSANAQKRSKAILQHALKVFAKEGFHGADVQVIADLAKVGKGTVYRHFGNKEELFLATGKYCVERLGAYIRQTIGDDADAIAMIQEHGSGEVLRRIAIAFAEFYEKHPETVELMIQERAVFRESVFPTHLMYRAETRAGLDEFIGAAVASGEFRALDAKAVTDTFADLLFGAVVNGCLEGKRRKLVERVAAAIDIFLSGLLAKPAPVPASLPDTSLSNENGDQE, encoded by the coding sequence ATGAACGACTCCAAACGCTCGGCGAACGCCCAGAAACGGAGCAAGGCCATCCTGCAGCATGCGCTGAAAGTCTTTGCCAAAGAAGGTTTTCATGGCGCCGATGTGCAGGTGATCGCGGATCTGGCAAAGGTCGGCAAGGGAACCGTTTATCGGCATTTTGGCAACAAGGAAGAGCTCTTCCTGGCCACCGGCAAGTACTGCGTGGAACGGCTGGGCGCCTATATTCGCCAGACCATCGGCGACGACGCGGACGCGATCGCCATGATTCAGGAGCATGGATCGGGCGAAGTCCTGCGGCGGATCGCCATCGCGTTTGCGGAATTTTACGAGAAGCATCCGGAAACGGTGGAGCTGATGATCCAGGAGCGGGCCGTCTTCCGGGAATCGGTCTTCCCCACCCATCTGATGTATCGGGCCGAAACACGGGCTGGCCTCGATGAATTCATCGGAGCCGCTGTCGCCAGCGGCGAGTTCCGGGCGCTCGACGCCAAGGCAGTGACCGACACGTTCGCTGATCTGCTCTTTGGGGCGGTCGTTAACGGTTGTCTGGAAGGGAAGCGGAGAAAGCTGGTTGAACGGGTCGCAGCGGCGATCGACATTTTCCTCAGCGGCCTGCTGGCAAAGCCGGCCCCTGTGCCTGCCTCTTTGCCGGACACAAGCCTGTCAAACGAAAACGGGGACCAGGAATGA
- a CDS encoding DUF1549 domain-containing protein — translation MIPLFLLTLSLAAPPGFAADIEPVLTRAGCNAGACHGAAAGRGGFRLSLYGSRPADDYHAIVRELAGRRINLAAPEQSLVVRKPTLELQHEGGLRLDDPGRDLLLAWIAAGAPLGEPPHITQLRVQPPQALLAVDTPLALRVFATFAPTTGDSSAAEEREVTRWATFTPADPQGVVLQGKTPVVMVRRPGRHLVTVRYLQHTIALELLSPWEKQDEPLPAVRTGYLDDLVNERLAQMNLSPSPVADDGVFLRRVTLDLTGRLPAPAETLAFLASKASDKREALVDRLLASEAFTVHWTHRLARQLRLQVPAGDAAAATVYYRWLEQQVRTDVGWDRIARSLVTAAGDTHTIGPATFHRNSADARAEAEQVSETLLGMRLRCANCHDHPFDRWTQDDYHGLAAVFADLQRGREVRPGARSAVIHPATGQPAPPRLPGSAEPLAADASGPELRAEFARWLTSEANPRFAAAQVNRVWQACFGRGLVEPVDDLRVANPATHPELLDRLSADFIADGYRLRPLLRRICTSATYARSAQPLSGNQHDSLYYSHAVERPLAAAQLADALADVTGAANVFPATGTDRAGELIDPATPSLMLDALGRCEIGACETTSSTGPSTRGLATMLHLINGPTINEKLASPAGWLQQQLAAGAPAETLLADLYLRAFCRRPTIKERRFWRQQLSDSDTREEQSSLLQDIAWSLLVSREFTTNH, via the coding sequence ATGATTCCCCTCTTCCTCCTCACGCTGAGTCTCGCGGCCCCGCCGGGTTTTGCGGCCGACATTGAGCCGGTGCTGACCAGGGCGGGCTGCAATGCGGGAGCCTGCCATGGGGCGGCTGCTGGCCGCGGCGGTTTTCGGTTGTCGCTGTACGGCAGTCGGCCTGCCGATGACTACCATGCGATCGTGCGCGAACTGGCCGGCCGGCGCATCAACCTGGCGGCGCCGGAGCAGAGCTTGGTCGTCCGCAAACCGACGCTCGAACTGCAGCACGAAGGCGGCCTGCGGTTAGACGACCCGGGCCGCGATCTGCTGCTCGCCTGGATCGCCGCCGGCGCCCCGCTGGGCGAACCGCCGCACATCACCCAGTTGCGCGTGCAGCCGCCCCAGGCCTTGCTGGCGGTCGACACCCCGCTGGCGCTTCGAGTGTTTGCGACATTCGCCCCGACAACAGGCGATTCGTCCGCCGCGGAGGAACGCGAAGTTACCCGCTGGGCGACCTTCACGCCGGCCGATCCCCAGGGGGTCGTCCTCCAGGGGAAGACTCCCGTCGTCATGGTCCGGCGGCCCGGACGTCACCTGGTCACGGTGCGTTATCTGCAGCACACGATCGCACTGGAGCTGTTGTCTCCGTGGGAGAAACAGGACGAGCCGCTGCCGGCGGTGCGGACCGGTTACCTCGACGACCTGGTCAACGAGCGTCTGGCGCAGATGAATCTGTCGCCATCGCCCGTGGCCGACGACGGCGTCTTCCTGCGCCGCGTCACATTGGACCTGACTGGCCGGCTGCCTGCCCCCGCAGAGACGCTCGCCTTTCTGGCCAGCAAGGCTTCCGACAAACGGGAGGCGCTGGTCGATCGACTGCTGGCGTCGGAAGCGTTCACGGTCCACTGGACCCATCGTCTGGCCCGGCAGTTGCGGCTGCAGGTTCCCGCCGGCGATGCTGCGGCGGCGACCGTTTATTATCGCTGGCTGGAGCAGCAGGTGCGGACGGATGTCGGCTGGGATCGCATCGCCCGCTCCCTGGTCACGGCGGCCGGCGATACCCATACGATCGGACCGGCCACGTTCCATCGGAACAGCGCCGACGCGCGGGCGGAGGCCGAGCAGGTGAGCGAGACGTTGCTGGGGATGCGGCTGCGATGCGCGAACTGCCATGACCATCCGTTCGATCGCTGGACGCAGGACGATTATCACGGACTGGCGGCCGTCTTTGCCGACTTGCAGCGCGGCCGCGAGGTTCGCCCGGGCGCCCGGTCCGCCGTGATTCACCCGGCAACCGGCCAGCCGGCGCCGCCGCGGTTGCCGGGCAGCGCGGAACCGCTCGCAGCCGATGCATCAGGGCCGGAGCTGCGGGCCGAGTTCGCCCGCTGGCTGACGAGTGAGGCGAATCCGCGTTTTGCCGCCGCCCAGGTGAATCGCGTGTGGCAGGCCTGTTTCGGCCGCGGTCTGGTGGAGCCGGTCGACGATCTTCGCGTGGCGAATCCGGCGACCCATCCTGAATTGCTCGATCGGCTGTCGGCCGACTTTATCGCGGACGGCTATCGGTTGCGGCCGCTGCTCCGGCGGATCTGCACCTCGGCGACGTACGCCCGATCGGCGCAGCCGCTGTCGGGGAACCAGCACGATTCGCTCTACTACTCGCATGCGGTCGAGCGACCCTTGGCGGCCGCCCAGCTGGCCGACGCCCTGGCTGATGTGACGGGCGCGGCTAACGTTTTCCCCGCGACCGGCACGGACCGAGCCGGCGAACTGATCGACCCGGCCACGCCGTCGCTGATGCTTGACGCGCTCGGACGTTGCGAGATCGGCGCCTGTGAGACGACGTCCTCGACCGGCCCTTCCACCCGCGGGCTAGCGACGATGCTGCATCTGATCAACGGCCCCACGATCAACGAGAAACTCGCCTCACCAGCAGGCTGGCTGCAGCAGCAACTGGCCGCCGGCGCCCCGGCCGAAACGCTCCTCGCCGATCTGTACCTGCGGGCCTTCTGCCGTCGTCCCACCATCAAAGAGAGGCGGTTCTGGCGACAGCAACTGTCAGATTCTGACACCAGGGAAGAGCAGTCTTCCTTGCTGCAGGACATCGCCTGGAGCCTGCTCGTTTCCCGCGAATTCACCACGAACCATTAA
- a CDS encoding DUF1501 domain-containing protein, translating to MIPSRTSRPISRRRAFQSAAALAAAGLATGGPSDLFLPLLPREKSATAAGHASPGKARRCVLVWLDGGPSHLETFDPKPKAPAEVRGPLGTIATRIPGVRLGECVPGVASRLDDFALIRSMTSPLGEHNFGAHYLLSGYRPTPALEYPAFSTAAAQLSSLASDLPAHIGAPDYRVGGGGFSGAGYLPSTARPFGLGADPARPGFSVRDLNPPGGLTLDRIARRREFAAEVERMSQDSGIPAGDAPLEQAFRLLASPAAIQAFSLEREPPAVRERYGRNTVGQCCLLARRLLEQGAPFVTVNHRGWDTHEDLATRLKDGYKGARVPVGLAPSLDRALSALVDDLKDRGLLEETLVVVMGEFGRTPKLNLRGGRDHWPRVFSAAVAGGGVRGGQVIGASDRTGESPQDRPVTPADLVCTLYTLLGIDLGHTFTTADGRPVGIAPSDGKVVQELIG from the coding sequence ATGATCCCATCGCGAACCTCCCGCCCGATCAGCCGACGTCGAGCGTTCCAGTCGGCCGCTGCGCTGGCGGCGGCCGGACTAGCCACTGGCGGTCCGAGTGACCTGTTCCTGCCACTGCTGCCGCGGGAAAAAAGTGCGACTGCGGCCGGCCATGCTTCGCCGGGGAAGGCCAGGCGGTGCGTGCTTGTCTGGCTGGACGGCGGGCCGAGCCATCTGGAAACGTTTGATCCCAAACCCAAGGCGCCGGCCGAAGTCCGTGGTCCGCTGGGCACGATCGCCACACGTATCCCAGGCGTGCGGCTGGGCGAATGCGTGCCGGGCGTTGCCTCGCGACTGGACGACTTCGCCCTGATCCGCTCAATGACCTCGCCGCTGGGCGAGCATAATTTTGGCGCCCATTATCTGCTGAGCGGATACCGGCCGACGCCGGCGCTGGAGTACCCGGCGTTCTCGACGGCGGCGGCGCAGCTTTCGTCCCTCGCCAGCGATCTGCCGGCGCATATCGGGGCGCCCGATTACCGGGTGGGCGGCGGCGGTTTCTCGGGGGCTGGTTATCTTCCTTCGACCGCACGTCCTTTCGGCCTGGGCGCGGATCCGGCCAGGCCCGGTTTTTCCGTCCGCGATTTGAACCCGCCCGGCGGGCTCACCCTGGATCGCATTGCTCGCCGTCGCGAGTTTGCCGCCGAGGTGGAACGGATGAGCCAGGACTCGGGCATCCCGGCGGGCGATGCGCCGTTGGAGCAGGCGTTTCGACTGCTGGCTTCTCCGGCGGCGATCCAGGCGTTTTCGCTGGAACGGGAACCGCCTGCGGTGCGGGAGCGTTACGGCCGCAACACGGTCGGTCAGTGCTGTCTGCTGGCCCGGCGGCTGCTGGAACAGGGGGCGCCTTTTGTGACCGTGAATCATCGCGGCTGGGATACGCACGAGGATCTGGCCACACGCTTGAAAGACGGATACAAGGGCGCCCGGGTTCCGGTCGGCCTGGCGCCTTCGCTGGATCGGGCGCTGTCGGCTTTGGTGGATGATCTGAAAGACCGCGGCCTGCTGGAAGAAACGCTGGTCGTGGTGATGGGCGAGTTCGGCCGCACGCCGAAGCTGAACCTGCGCGGCGGCCGCGATCACTGGCCGCGGGTGTTTAGCGCCGCGGTGGCCGGCGGCGGCGTGCGCGGCGGGCAGGTGATCGGGGCGAGCGACCGCACAGGCGAAAGCCCGCAGGATCGGCCCGTCACGCCGGCCGATCTGGTCTGCACGTTGTACACGCTGCTGGGCATCGACCTTGGCCACACGTTCACCACCGCTGACGGCCGGCCGGTTGGTATCGCGCCGTCCGACGGGAAGGTTGTGCAGGAGTTGATCGGATGA
- a CDS encoding efflux RND transporter periplasmic adaptor subunit, with the protein MMTKSPLQSLARTWAVRVGVVLALAAAGGGAWLAFSAPSSASISDRKEAAQPKPHPPQPVRAIRAQQQAIQAWIFAEGTARSVNRQYLTFDRAGRVVYVKPGADGGDLRAGETVRQGDLLARLDRRQYEAEIESAAAAVEEARSQRAVADSDIRQADTQYELAAAKFRRIEKLTKTRATSQAEFEEAEAEMQNADAGKDAARAKVQALEAGIASAEARLRQSQLALEETEITSPIDGVLAYLNIKEGFYFTQTNIRTTSESDALQTLPIVVIDPTEYEITVDIPSYEAHQLQPGQEVLLIPGGLSATSAVSQEVASDTARSFQAEPPWKAKGSVFSINPAVNPGGRSVQLKIRTTLGADEVRDGMFVACWIKVEEKADAVAAPFDAFLFEENRPYVFVIDSDEGAPDRGKVRRVPIRMGIESLNAREIASGVAPNELLVTDGRYRLVDQAHVRITNADELPPPRPVVVSTANRPQ; encoded by the coding sequence ATGATGACGAAATCGCCTCTCCAGAGCCTTGCTCGCACCTGGGCCGTACGGGTCGGAGTCGTGCTGGCGTTAGCCGCGGCCGGCGGCGGTGCGTGGCTGGCCTTTTCGGCGCCGTCGTCTGCTTCGATCAGCGATCGGAAGGAGGCGGCGCAGCCCAAACCGCATCCGCCGCAACCGGTCCGCGCCATTCGGGCCCAGCAGCAGGCGATCCAGGCCTGGATCTTCGCTGAAGGAACGGCGCGTTCCGTCAACCGGCAGTACCTCACCTTCGACCGGGCTGGTCGCGTGGTCTATGTCAAACCGGGAGCCGACGGCGGCGACCTCCGCGCGGGAGAGACCGTTCGCCAGGGCGATCTGCTGGCCCGCCTGGACCGACGCCAGTACGAGGCCGAGATTGAATCGGCCGCCGCCGCCGTGGAAGAAGCAAGGTCCCAGCGGGCCGTGGCCGACAGCGACATCCGCCAGGCCGACACCCAGTACGAACTGGCGGCCGCCAAATTCCGACGCATAGAAAAGCTGACAAAGACCCGCGCCACCAGCCAGGCGGAGTTCGAGGAAGCAGAAGCCGAAATGCAAAACGCCGACGCCGGGAAGGACGCCGCCCGAGCGAAAGTCCAGGCGCTGGAAGCCGGCATCGCCTCCGCCGAAGCCAGACTGCGGCAGTCCCAGTTGGCGCTGGAAGAGACTGAGATCACGTCGCCCATCGATGGCGTCCTGGCGTACCTGAACATCAAAGAAGGCTTTTACTTTACGCAGACCAATATCCGCACGACGAGCGAATCCGACGCCCTGCAGACGTTGCCGATCGTGGTGATCGACCCGACCGAATATGAAATCACCGTCGACATCCCTTCCTACGAAGCCCACCAGCTGCAGCCTGGCCAGGAGGTGCTGCTCATCCCCGGCGGGCTGTCCGCGACCTCGGCGGTCTCGCAGGAAGTCGCCAGCGACACCGCCCGATCTTTCCAGGCCGAACCGCCCTGGAAAGCCAAAGGGAGCGTGTTCTCGATCAATCCGGCGGTGAATCCGGGCGGCCGCAGCGTGCAGCTGAAGATCCGCACCACGCTGGGCGCCGACGAGGTGCGCGACGGCATGTTTGTCGCCTGCTGGATCAAGGTCGAAGAGAAAGCAGACGCGGTGGCGGCGCCGTTCGATGCGTTCCTGTTTGAAGAGAATCGTCCTTATGTGTTTGTCATCGACAGTGACGAAGGCGCCCCCGACCGCGGCAAGGTGCGACGCGTGCCGATCCGCATGGGCATCGAAAGCCTGAACGCACGCGAGATCGCCTCGGGCGTTGCGCCTAACGAGCTGCTGGTGACCGACGGCCGCTATCGTCTGGTCGACCAGGCCCACGTGCGGATCACCAACGCCGACGAACTGCCCCCGCCCCGCCCTGTCGTCGTCAGCACGGCCAACCGACCGCAATAA
- a CDS encoding DinB family protein produces the protein MTIAAGILPEFDDEMARTRKVLAAVPQTSLDWKPGESLRTIGWNANHLSEIVGWSKGILEEDEFDIAPVDGPRYETPSLADPAAIVAAFDANVIQARAAIAAATDAQMAEPWSMKMGGQTLFTMPKGACLRTWVLNHSVHHRGILSVYLRMNGVELTPVYDA, from the coding sequence ATGACGATTGCCGCAGGGATTCTGCCGGAATTCGATGATGAAATGGCCCGCACCCGGAAGGTGCTGGCGGCCGTCCCCCAGACGTCGCTGGACTGGAAGCCAGGCGAGTCGCTGCGCACGATCGGCTGGAACGCCAATCATCTGTCGGAAATTGTCGGCTGGAGCAAAGGGATCCTGGAAGAGGACGAATTCGACATCGCCCCGGTCGACGGCCCCCGGTATGAAACGCCGTCGCTCGCCGATCCGGCCGCCATCGTGGCCGCGTTCGACGCCAACGTGATCCAAGCCCGCGCCGCCATCGCGGCCGCCACCGACGCCCAGATGGCCGAACCCTGGTCCATGAAAATGGGCGGACAAACCCTCTTCACCATGCCCAAAGGCGCCTGCCTGCGCACCTGGGTGCTAAACCATTCCGTCCATCATCGCGGCATCCTGTCGGTCTACCTGCGAATGAACGGCGTCGAGCTCACACCGGTCTACGACGCTTGA
- a CDS encoding efflux RND transporter permease subunit, translating to MSNDDNSPQHVLEKPDESRASGLENFFILQPTFGLLLVVLIIAAGLIAYDSLVKESLPDLEIPQATVSTYWPGADPQTIEQEVTEKIEDELATLRGVKKINSASFDSYSLIAVEFVAEADLTESMQLLRAKINDAEAELPREIETPTVTQISVDDRPILSIVLNGDVDAAILSRTAQELEDRLERVQGINEVKIGGLRKEVIRIQLIPERLVALGISPTKVQLAVQAANRDMPWGDIDSDQLGATTRLYGRFRELNDLKKLPVARLDGAGGRVVRLEEIAEVRRDLERETSRAFLSSGGGPFKRAVEISLTKAPGADTLKAIENALAATAAARAEADWPQGLEYKITNDQSDKIWESLLRVFNNGWQAMLCVFVVLLFMLTWREAIIAGLSIPLSFLGAMALIWMLGFTLNEMVLIGMVLALGLLVDVFILMMEGMHEGVYVEDWTFGQAALSTVRRFALPAFAGQMTTILALAPLMAVSGVSGKFIRILPITTICCLVMSFIVAIAIDVPLSRYLLKRKKSGHKKSYVDRLTIWLTSVVREANLRFTVANRWVASLYVVATLAGFVAATMAFGTLPMQMYSERDGRNLGVTIELPAGATLDTSQACADLVGEILRGKQYLETSVKFVGQKSPMSTGALTDALAPTQGDYLVGFSSVFLPRGERAFAAYEYVDDLRAEIVAVVDQNFPGAKVILAAETGKPEAGDPVQIEIIGNEMNTLRELSKEVQAALDQIPGAADVRDNLGNMQVDIRLQPKREALDFYGITHDELAGQVRYAMNDQEIGKFAIGGVKEDLEIRLGMAWPSRRGALGGPTRMEELMTVRAFQPNGKTVPMSSVVTPAMGVSPLSITRQDGQRSIIVSSKLEDRVLSEVVDEVTPKLEQMQKTWPSGYSYAMGGEAKDAAEAFGSTGKAMLVALFLVFALLVLLFRSFTQPFIIVMTIPMAMIGTFSGFYALGMPFSFTAMIGIVSLIGIVVNDAIVMVETMNEHLRQGASVKQAAARGGADRIRPIFSTSLTTTIGLVPLMLSDAMWEPLCLAIIFGLIASTLLSLLVIPPLFLLLTRKKPGDPDATPASVAHASEELATAGV from the coding sequence ATGAGCAACGACGACAATTCCCCGCAGCACGTCCTGGAGAAGCCTGACGAAAGTCGGGCCTCGGGACTGGAGAACTTCTTTATCCTGCAGCCGACGTTTGGTCTGTTGCTGGTGGTGCTGATCATTGCGGCCGGGCTGATCGCTTACGATTCGCTGGTGAAGGAGTCGTTGCCCGACCTGGAGATTCCCCAGGCGACCGTTTCCACGTACTGGCCGGGGGCCGATCCGCAAACGATCGAGCAGGAAGTCACCGAGAAGATCGAGGACGAACTGGCCACGCTCCGCGGCGTGAAAAAGATTAACAGCGCCTCGTTCGATTCGTACTCGCTGATCGCCGTGGAGTTTGTCGCCGAGGCCGACCTGACCGAGTCGATGCAGCTGCTGCGGGCCAAAATCAACGACGCCGAAGCCGAGCTGCCGCGGGAGATCGAAACGCCGACCGTGACGCAGATCAGCGTCGACGACCGGCCCATTCTCAGCATTGTGCTCAACGGCGATGTCGACGCGGCCATTCTCAGCCGCACCGCCCAGGAGCTGGAAGACCGGCTGGAGCGGGTCCAGGGGATCAACGAAGTGAAGATCGGCGGCCTGCGGAAAGAGGTCATTCGCATCCAGTTGATTCCGGAACGACTGGTCGCTCTGGGCATTTCGCCGACGAAAGTCCAGCTGGCCGTGCAGGCCGCCAACCGGGACATGCCCTGGGGAGATATCGATAGCGATCAGCTGGGCGCCACGACCCGTTTGTATGGGCGCTTTCGCGAACTGAACGACCTGAAGAAACTGCCGGTCGCACGCCTGGACGGCGCGGGCGGGCGGGTCGTCCGGTTGGAGGAAATCGCCGAGGTGCGCCGGGACCTGGAGCGGGAGACGTCCCGGGCGTTTCTCAGCTCTGGCGGCGGTCCGTTCAAACGGGCGGTGGAGATCTCGCTCACCAAGGCGCCAGGCGCCGATACGCTCAAAGCGATCGAGAACGCCCTGGCCGCAACGGCCGCCGCCCGGGCCGAAGCCGACTGGCCGCAAGGGCTGGAGTACAAAATCACCAACGACCAGTCGGACAAAATCTGGGAGTCGTTGTTGCGGGTGTTCAATAACGGTTGGCAGGCGATGTTGTGCGTGTTTGTGGTGCTGCTGTTCATGCTCACCTGGCGAGAAGCGATCATTGCAGGGCTCTCGATTCCGCTGTCTTTTTTGGGGGCGATGGCCCTGATCTGGATGCTGGGCTTCACCCTCAACGAGATGGTGCTCATCGGCATGGTGCTGGCGCTGGGACTGCTGGTCGATGTGTTTATCCTGATGATGGAAGGGATGCACGAAGGGGTTTACGTCGAAGACTGGACCTTCGGCCAGGCCGCCTTGTCGACCGTCCGTCGGTTTGCGTTGCCGGCCTTCGCGGGACAGATGACGACGATCCTGGCGCTGGCTCCGCTGATGGCCGTGTCGGGCGTTTCCGGCAAGTTCATTCGCATCCTGCCGATCACCACCATCTGCTGTTTGGTCATGAGCTTTATCGTGGCGATCGCGATCGACGTGCCGCTGTCGCGGTACCTGCTGAAACGGAAAAAGTCGGGCCATAAAAAGTCGTATGTCGATCGGCTGACGATCTGGCTGACGAGCGTCGTACGCGAGGCGAATCTGCGGTTTACCGTCGCCAATCGATGGGTGGCCTCGCTGTATGTGGTCGCCACGCTGGCCGGCTTTGTCGCGGCGACGATGGCCTTTGGCACGTTGCCGATGCAGATGTATAGCGAACGGGATGGCCGCAACCTGGGCGTCACCATTGAGCTGCCGGCCGGGGCCACGCTGGACACCTCCCAGGCCTGCGCGGATCTGGTCGGCGAGATCCTGCGCGGGAAACAGTATCTGGAAACATCGGTAAAGTTTGTCGGCCAGAAGAGTCCCATGTCGACCGGCGCCCTGACCGATGCGCTGGCGCCGACGCAGGGCGATTACCTGGTCGGCTTCTCCAGCGTGTTCCTGCCGCGGGGAGAACGCGCGTTTGCCGCCTATGAATATGTCGACGACCTGCGGGCGGAGATTGTCGCGGTGGTCGACCAGAACTTCCCCGGCGCCAAGGTGATCCTGGCCGCCGAAACCGGCAAGCCGGAAGCGGGCGACCCGGTGCAGATCGAGATCATCGGGAACGAAATGAACACGCTGCGGGAACTGTCCAAAGAGGTGCAGGCCGCCCTCGACCAAATCCCCGGCGCCGCCGATGTACGCGACAACCTGGGCAACATGCAGGTCGACATTCGCCTGCAGCCCAAACGGGAAGCGCTCGACTTTTACGGCATCACGCACGACGAACTGGCCGGCCAGGTTCGCTACGCCATGAACGACCAGGAGATCGGCAAGTTCGCCATCGGCGGCGTGAAAGAAGACCTGGAGATCCGTCTGGGCATGGCCTGGCCCAGTCGCCGCGGCGCGCTGGGCGGCCCTACGCGGATGGAAGAACTGATGACCGTGCGGGCATTCCAGCCCAACGGAAAAACGGTGCCCATGTCGTCGGTCGTGACCCCGGCGATGGGCGTGTCTCCGCTGTCCATCACCCGGCAGGACGGGCAGAGGTCGATTATCGTTTCCAGCAAGCTCGAGGATCGCGTGCTTTCCGAAGTGGTCGACGAGGTAACGCCGAAACTCGAACAGATGCAGAAAACCTGGCCGAGCGGTTACTCGTACGCCATGGGTGGAGAGGCGAAAGACGCCGCCGAAGCGTTCGGCTCGACGGGTAAAGCGATGCTGGTGGCGCTGTTCCTGGTGTTTGCCTTGCTGGTGCTGTTGTTCCGCTCCTTCACGCAGCCGTTTATTATTGTGATGACGATTCCGATGGCGATGATCGGCACGTTCAGCGGCTTTTACGCGCTGGGGATGCCGTTCTCGTTCACGGCCATGATTGGCATTGTCTCGCTGATTGGCATCGTGGTGAACGACGCCATCGTGATGGTGGAAACAATGAACGAGCACCTGCGCCAGGGCGCCAGCGTCAAGCAGGCGGCGGCCCGCGGCGGGGCCGATCGCATCCGCCCGATCTTCAGCACGAGTCTCACCACCACGATTGGCCTGGTCCCGCTGATGCTGAGCGACGCCATGTGGGAGCCGCTGTGCCTGGCGATCATCTTTGGCCTGATCGCTTCCACGCTGCTTTCGCTGCTGGTGATTCCGCCGCTGTTTCTGCTGCTGACGCGGAAGAAACCGGGCGATCCCGACGCGACGCCCGCCAGTGTCGCCCATGCGTCCGAGGAACTGGCGACCGCAGGAGTTTGA
- a CDS encoding WD40 repeat domain-containing protein produces the protein MTLLFRFASFLLLTAIARTAVAQPPVTALAVTPDANRLLAASSAGVWEHRLADLVRLREIRLPLPRVSQLTFSPAGDRVAFVGGVPGEEGSIAVLSWPDAKLLATHAGGEDWLTAVAWDSSGRTLLVGGHDGVCQLLSLEENGSRLQPTRRWDAHPQGVTGASFLPGDEQLATCGVDGVLRVWQADTGEAVRGLNNHQGPIHAMALRPGAGRLPLVTTVGADRTVRFWQPTIGRMVRFARLSWRPQAVVWSPDGKLAIVAGEDGRLAFVDPETAAVVAEARTSVRWIYCLACGSAPDAGDIVQAGGEQGRLVSQAVAAE, from the coding sequence ATGACGCTGCTGTTCCGCTTCGCCAGCTTCTTGCTGCTCACTGCCATTGCCAGGACGGCCGTCGCCCAGCCGCCCGTTACCGCGCTGGCGGTGACGCCCGACGCGAACCGCCTGCTGGCCGCGTCGTCGGCGGGCGTGTGGGAGCATCGCCTGGCCGATCTTGTTCGGCTGCGAGAGATCCGGCTGCCGTTGCCGCGCGTGTCACAGCTCACCTTCTCCCCTGCCGGCGACCGCGTGGCATTTGTGGGCGGCGTACCGGGAGAAGAGGGGAGCATCGCCGTGCTCTCCTGGCCAGACGCGAAACTGCTGGCGACGCATGCTGGCGGCGAGGACTGGCTCACCGCGGTCGCCTGGGATTCGTCGGGACGAACGCTGCTGGTCGGCGGTCACGACGGCGTCTGTCAGTTGCTCAGCCTGGAGGAAAACGGGAGCAGGCTGCAGCCGACGCGTCGCTGGGACGCCCATCCCCAGGGCGTTACGGGCGCGAGCTTCTTGCCCGGAGATGAACAACTGGCGACCTGCGGCGTCGACGGCGTGCTGCGCGTCTGGCAGGCGGACACGGGCGAGGCGGTGCGGGGCTTGAACAACCACCAGGGGCCGATACACGCGATGGCCCTGCGGCCGGGCGCCGGTCGGTTGCCGCTGGTGACGACGGTGGGAGCGGATCGCACGGTGCGGTTCTGGCAGCCGACCATTGGCCGGATGGTGCGCTTTGCCCGGCTGTCCTGGCGACCGCAGGCGGTTGTCTGGTCGCCCGACGGGAAGCTCGCGATCGTTGCCGGCGAAGACGGCCGTCTGGCCTTTGTCGATCCAGAAACAGCCGCCGTCGTGGCGGAAGCACGGACGTCGGTCCGCTGGATCTACTGCCTGGCCTGCGGTTCGGCTCCAGATGCGGGCGACATCGTGCAGGCAGGCGGCGAGCAGGGCCGGCTCGTCTCCCAGGCTGTCGCGGCGGAGTGA